A window of Methanobacteriaceae archaeon contains these coding sequences:
- a CDS encoding NAD(P)/FAD-dependent oxidoreductase, with amino-acid sequence MKYDVVVVGGRIGGSVSSLFASRDDVDVLMIEKRQEIGTPVQCAEGTTLSTFKILDMKPSRRFINSYIEGATVYAPDGRALDLEEMTGRNFLDGAGYEGYILDRKVFDKHLAIQAAKAGTDIMMKTTVKDLIRKEGKVCGVVAKHLGKTMEIKADVVIAADGVESNMTRLAGLTSPNQLRDIGSCAQLELVGLDIDPYRLNFYFGRKIAPGGYLWMFPKGEDTVNVGLGVRSNKKTAYQYLNQFISRFDGVTPVELNIGGVPLSGPIDRTYSDGFLVVGDAAGQVDPVTGGGIHTTAFCAKVAGQVAAEAAKKEDTSADVLKKYDDIWRERFGKNLEISLKYRNAADKLTDKDMNALAEFLEKNKMENLSKISAIKFLGKHPNLLKLIKDFL; translated from the coding sequence ATGAAATATGATGTGGTGGTGGTAGGGGGACGTATTGGGGGGTCGGTCTCTTCTCTTTTTGCTTCTCGAGATGATGTGGATGTCCTGATGATTGAAAAGAGACAGGAAATTGGCACGCCTGTACAGTGTGCCGAGGGAACAACCCTGTCCACTTTTAAGATTCTGGATATGAAGCCTTCTAGAAGGTTCATCAACTCATATATTGAAGGTGCTACTGTTTATGCCCCGGACGGTAGGGCTCTTGATTTGGAAGAGATGACTGGTCGTAATTTTCTGGATGGTGCTGGCTATGAAGGTTACATCTTAGATAGGAAGGTCTTTGATAAACACCTGGCCATACAGGCAGCCAAGGCAGGGACAGATATAATGATGAAGACCACCGTAAAGGACCTGATAAGAAAGGAAGGTAAGGTGTGCGGGGTGGTGGCCAAGCACCTGGGAAAAACCATGGAGATAAAGGCCGACGTGGTCATAGCCGCCGATGGAGTCGAATCCAACATGACCCGATTGGCCGGACTCACCAGTCCTAACCAACTCCGAGATATAGGTTCATGTGCACAACTTGAGCTGGTCGGTTTAGACATAGACCCCTACCGGCTTAACTTCTATTTCGGGAGGAAAATAGCCCCTGGGGGATATTTATGGATGTTTCCCAAGGGAGAAGACACGGTTAACGTGGGTTTAGGGGTGAGGAGCAATAAAAAGACAGCTTACCAGTATCTTAACCAGTTCATCTCCAGGTTCGACGGTGTAACCCCGGTGGAACTTAACATTGGTGGAGTTCCCCTATCAGGACCAATTGATAGGACTTATTCCGATGGTTTCCTGGTGGTAGGGGATGCAGCTGGACAGGTGGACCCTGTCACCGGGGGAGGAATACATACCACGGCCTTCTGTGCTAAAGTCGCCGGACAAGTCGCAGCAGAAGCCGCCAAAAAGGAAGACACATCCGCTGATGTTTTAAAAAAATACGATGATATATGGAGGGAAAGGTTTGGAAAAAACCTTGAAATATCCCTTAAATATCGAAATGCCGCTGATAAATTAACTGATAAGGATATGAATGCCCTTGCAGAATTTTTAGAAAAAAATAAGATGGAAAATTTATCAAAGATTTCCGCAATAAAGTTCCTGGGAAAACATCCCAATCTGTTGAAGTTAATTAAGGATTTTCTGTGA
- a CDS encoding metallophosphoesterase: MKKKIAQMSDLHFEEYKFSEELKNNLLEQISEENPDLIVISGDITAQGYVEEYVKAKEFIDELKSTAEVYVVPGNHDSCNVGLRQFKRLIGDRRFIHNDMHNRMVIIGLDSSEPDIHDGQIGIDQREWLVRELRKVREDMRIIVTFHHHILPIPRTGRERNILLDAGDILKILMEYKVDMVLNGHKHVPHAWRLEELVTVNSGTATTRRLHGTNVPSYNLIELGEDELHVKMINTETGVKADLAHYPLEFKFKGKIFKPPIGKIANASLI, translated from the coding sequence ATGAAAAAGAAAATCGCACAGATGTCTGATTTACATTTTGAAGAATATAAGTTCTCAGAAGAACTTAAAAATAATTTGTTAGAGCAGATCAGTGAAGAAAATCCTGATTTGATAGTAATCTCTGGAGATATAACTGCACAGGGATATGTAGAAGAATATGTTAAAGCAAAAGAATTTATCGATGAATTAAAATCCACTGCAGAGGTATATGTTGTGCCTGGAAACCATGATTCCTGTAATGTTGGATTACGACAGTTTAAAAGGTTGATTGGCGATAGAAGGTTTATACACAACGATATGCACAACAGGATGGTTATCATCGGATTAGATTCTTCAGAACCCGATATTCATGACGGACAGATTGGAATAGACCAGAGAGAATGGTTGGTTCGTGAACTAAGGAAAGTTAGAGAAGATATGCGAATAATCGTGACGTTCCATCACCATATACTCCCCATACCCCGCACAGGACGGGAGAGAAATATTTTACTGGATGCCGGGGATATCCTAAAAATTCTAATGGAATACAAGGTCGACATGGTTTTAAACGGCCATAAACACGTGCCCCATGCCTGGAGGTTGGAAGAACTGGTGACTGTAAATTCAGGAACCGCAACCACCAGAAGGTTACACGGCACCAACGTTCCCTCATACAATTTAATTGAACTGGGTGAAGACGAATTACATGTTAAAATGATAAATACAGAAACAGGAGTTAAAGCAGATTTAGCACATTATCCTCTGGAGTTTAAATTTAAGGGGAAAATATTCAAACCCCCAATAGGGAAAATAGCCAACGCATCGTTGATTTAG
- a CDS encoding MFS transporter: MVPINASIVNVSLPSITEFFGASVATSQWVLTAYLIMLLSLVLFFGRFGDFYGQEKLYMYGAVGFLFSSVLCSLAPSIHLLIIFRALQGITAAMMISVSIGIIRRAFPVEYLGRALGIYSMAIAAGLALGPAIGGFLESAGSWTYIFLVNIPLGIISLIICYLVLERKDGDEVKWDLKGTILQFTTLFTVVYGLNLVQTYGLDLKILIIGSFALFTFILFIVNEKRVEYPLLNLSLFRNAKFSAYNLALLFNYLSMYMVLFIMPFYLQKVLHLSLGGIGLLLTVSPLAMMVLAPFSGFLSDKIGSRYLAFAGSLTFALALYSMSYLTIFANSGDVLWRFVVLGLGAALFQAPNNRSIMASISRGESGMVSSIIVTMRNLGMVFAVSFAGLILYTTISPDTLQSPLLFNLQAYDFTTGMHRIVIFGAILSVIMAFLSLIKIHSTKVALNYIKDKIS; encoded by the coding sequence ATGGTCCCCATAAATGCCAGTATAGTTAACGTGTCTCTACCCAGTATAACAGAGTTCTTCGGGGCATCTGTGGCTACTTCACAATGGGTTTTAACCGCTTATCTCATAATGCTCCTGAGTCTGGTGCTCTTTTTCGGCAGGTTCGGTGATTTCTATGGCCAGGAAAAACTGTACATGTATGGGGCGGTAGGGTTCCTGTTTTCCTCTGTTCTTTGCAGTTTAGCCCCTTCAATTCATCTCCTGATAATATTCAGGGCTTTACAGGGTATCACTGCAGCCATGATGATTTCAGTGTCTATTGGGATTATCAGAAGGGCATTTCCAGTTGAATATCTAGGGAGAGCACTGGGAATCTATTCCATGGCCATAGCTGCCGGGTTAGCTCTGGGCCCGGCCATCGGAGGATTCCTGGAAAGCGCCGGCAGCTGGACCTATATATTTTTGGTGAACATTCCCCTGGGAATCATCAGTCTGATTATCTGTTACCTGGTCCTGGAAAGAAAGGATGGTGACGAGGTCAAATGGGATTTAAAAGGCACCATTTTGCAGTTCACTACATTATTTACCGTGGTTTATGGCTTGAATCTTGTTCAAACCTACGGGTTGGATCTGAAAATTCTCATAATCGGATCTTTTGCCCTGTTTACCTTTATCCTATTTATCGTTAACGAAAAAAGAGTCGAATATCCCTTATTAAATTTATCACTCTTCAGGAATGCTAAATTTTCAGCCTATAACCTCGCTCTACTCTTCAACTATCTTTCTATGTATATGGTACTCTTCATCATGCCCTTCTATCTCCAGAAGGTTTTACATCTATCGTTAGGTGGTATAGGGCTGCTTTTAACCGTTTCGCCACTGGCCATGATGGTACTGGCACCGTTTTCCGGTTTCCTCTCCGATAAAATTGGATCGAGGTATCTGGCCTTTGCTGGATCCCTTACCTTTGCCCTGGCCCTTTATTCCATGTCTTATCTTACCATATTTGCAAATTCCGGTGATGTGTTATGGAGGTTTGTAGTTCTGGGCCTCGGCGCAGCTTTATTCCAGGCCCCTAACAACCGGTCCATAATGGCCAGTATCTCTCGAGGTGAATCGGGTATGGTCTCCAGTATAATCGTTACCATGCGAAATCTGGGCATGGTATTTGCAGTTTCATTTGCCGGGCTGATACTCTACACCACCATATCACCCGATACACTCCAGTCACCCCTGTTATTTAATCTCCAGGCCTACGATTTCACCACCGGCATGCACAGGATAGTGATTTTTGGTGCGATTTTAAGTGTGATCATGGCCTTTCTATCCCTGATAAAAATTCACAGTACCAAGGTAGCGTTGAATTATATTAAAGATAAGATCAGTTGA
- a CDS encoding winged helix-turn-helix transcriptional regulator, whose protein sequence is MNIKGKNNTLKAVLDVILYENPSTQDEIAEKLGLTRRYVTKLLQPLVKRGVVKRAYILDLKKFDEFSEMFDEEPTSREHAGTFLIKEMLKNMAEQVCSQFDMSFDAFLKYDEEMANEALKLDFVTNNMHEKIRASVDTVISINPYSEFSKTMVFGEIAFDLERIADHTAQIANFVLSGCYEVDEEMLDTLKSMFKTSRKMVNYSMKAFLNEELDYKDKIMDYEERIHELQKKALNNIALQMADDDMDKDRSTYYLSLSRVVKSFERIGDISVEIVDTAGEFYRNIPRTTTPERFRRQ, encoded by the coding sequence ATGAATATAAAGGGTAAAAATAACACTTTGAAAGCTGTGCTGGATGTTATACTATATGAAAATCCATCCACACAGGATGAAATTGCCGAAAAATTAGGTTTAACCCGTAGATACGTCACTAAACTATTACAACCTCTGGTTAAACGTGGCGTGGTTAAGAGAGCTTATATCCTTGATCTTAAGAAGTTCGATGAGTTTTCTGAGATGTTCGATGAGGAACCTACCTCCCGGGAGCATGCTGGAACCTTCCTAATCAAGGAGATGCTCAAGAACATGGCTGAACAGGTCTGCAGTCAGTTTGACATGTCCTTCGATGCTTTCCTAAAATACGATGAGGAAATGGCCAATGAAGCCCTTAAATTAGATTTCGTAACCAACAACATGCATGAAAAAATCCGTGCCTCTGTAGACACGGTTATATCCATTAATCCTTATTCTGAATTCAGTAAAACCATGGTTTTTGGTGAAATAGCCTTTGATCTGGAGCGTATAGCTGATCACACCGCCCAAATAGCCAACTTCGTTTTAAGTGGTTGTTATGAAGTTGATGAGGAGATGCTGGATACCCTGAAATCCATGTTTAAAACCTCCCGGAAAATGGTTAATTATTCCATGAAAGCTTTTTTAAATGAGGAATTAGATTATAAGGATAAAATCATGGATTATGAGGAAAGAATTCATGAGTTACAGAAAAAGGCCCTGAACAACATCGCCCTCCAGATGGCGGATGATGATATGGACAAAGACCGTTCCACATATTATCTGTCCTTATCACGGGTGGTTAAGTCATTTGAAAGGATCGGTGATATCTCTGTGGAGATAGTGGATACAGCCGGTGAGTTTTATCGTAACATCCCCAGAACCACTACGCCTGAGCGTTTCAGACGTCAATAA
- a CDS encoding 4Fe-4S dicluster domain-containing protein, with translation MIKYQRDNCGYCGACVAVCPQQILELTENEVTKGIGCDECGNCTIVCPMGAFTREDKAMRYDFTWWMSHENDMARRIRAMRYDIA, from the coding sequence TTGATAAAATACCAACGAGATAATTGTGGTTATTGTGGGGCCTGTGTAGCGGTATGCCCCCAGCAAATTCTGGAACTAACTGAAAATGAAGTAACCAAAGGTATTGGGTGTGATGAATGCGGTAATTGCACCATAGTATGCCCCATGGGAGCCTTCACCAGGGAGGATAAGGCCATGAGATATGACTTCACATGGTGGATGAGCCATGAAAATGACATGGCCAGGAGGATAAGGGCTATGAGGTATGACATAGCCTAG
- a CDS encoding DUF2769 domain-containing protein: MIEIDFNPENMEKCLCAQCPVQAKSSCVKDQWKEMEEASSADIDSGFVVDPEKVPQLYCATGKTICGDLYFHEECQCKGCDVWKENDLEARGAPAYFCKNGEASECCEIDIGEDESREAKLRELRRTYYTPV, encoded by the coding sequence ATGATTGAAATTGACTTTAACCCGGAGAATATGGAAAAATGTCTGTGTGCCCAGTGTCCGGTACAGGCCAAAAGTTCGTGTGTAAAAGATCAATGGAAAGAAATGGAGGAAGCAAGTTCAGCAGATATCGATAGTGGTTTTGTGGTGGACCCTGAAAAAGTACCCCAACTTTATTGTGCCACTGGGAAAACGATCTGCGGGGATCTGTATTTCCATGAAGAATGCCAGTGTAAAGGCTGCGATGTCTGGAAAGAGAACGACCTGGAAGCAAGGGGAGCACCAGCCTATTTTTGTAAAAATGGAGAAGCTTCTGAGTGCTGTGAAATTGATATTGGAGAAGATGAAAGCCGTGAAGCTAAATTACGGGAATTGAGAAGGACTTATTATACGCCGGTATGA